The following are encoded together in the Salinibacterium sp. UTAS2018 genome:
- a CDS encoding SDR family NAD(P)-dependent oxidoreductase — translation MARLSNKVALVFGGGSAGGEINNGLATSIVYAQAGAKVVIVDVNEEAVTSGIARLQAECDIAGVPFEGTGFVGDVTSEESVASVVEQVIAHYGRIDILHNNVGIARMGGPIEMSLDEWEFVMRINLTSAFLTCKFVLPHMLEQGSGSIVNVSSIGGMRYIGYNYPSYSATKGAMIQFTTNLALQYARNGIRANCVAPGYIESPMMYKQISGNFNSVEEMVEARNALSPTGKMGDCFDVAYASLFLASDEAKYVNGVCLPVDGGLSQQSAPSI, via the coding sequence ATGGCTCGACTCAGCAATAAAGTAGCTCTCGTTTTTGGCGGCGGCTCAGCAGGTGGCGAAATCAACAACGGCCTCGCTACGAGCATCGTCTACGCTCAAGCCGGCGCGAAGGTCGTCATTGTTGACGTCAACGAAGAAGCCGTCACGAGTGGGATCGCTCGTCTGCAAGCTGAGTGCGACATTGCAGGCGTTCCTTTCGAAGGAACTGGATTCGTTGGGGATGTCACCTCCGAAGAGTCTGTCGCCTCAGTAGTTGAGCAGGTCATCGCACACTACGGTCGCATTGACATTCTCCATAACAATGTAGGAATTGCCCGCATGGGCGGCCCGATCGAGATGAGCCTCGACGAGTGGGAATTCGTGATGAGGATCAACCTCACGAGCGCATTCCTCACGTGCAAATTCGTACTACCCCACATGTTGGAACAGGGATCAGGTTCGATAGTGAACGTCTCATCCATCGGCGGCATGCGCTACATCGGCTACAACTACCCCAGCTACTCGGCGACCAAGGGGGCGATGATCCAGTTCACGACCAACCTTGCCCTTCAATATGCACGCAACGGCATCCGCGCAAACTGCGTCGCTCCCGGCTACATCGAATCTCCGATGATGTACAAGCAAATCAGCGGCAACTTTAATTCGGTCGAAGAAATGGTGGAGGCACGAAATGCGCTTTCTCCCACGGGAAAAATGGGCGACTGTTTCGATGTTGCCTACGCGTCACTCTTCCTCGCTTCTGACGAGGCCAAGTATGTGAATGGTGTCTGTTTGCCGGTTGACGGCGGGCTCAGCCAGCAGTCTGCGCCTAGCATTTAG
- a CDS encoding alpha-ketoacid dehydrogenase subunit beta, producing MSKTPKSMSTWRALNAALHDILADTPESFVLGEDITTWGTGGGIYGVTRKLADVYGKNRVMDTPISEEVLISAVTAAAARGTRPILEIMYSDFSFLGFDGIINQAAKSRYMFGGQFDVPLVIRTNGGSGIGKAAQHSQSLETLFAHIPGLEVVVPGTPGDAYGLLRHAVTTNNPTIFLEHKNQYYDKGLVDFEPLPFGQARIARVGTDVTIVATQQILARALVAAEILEADGISAEVIDPRTLFPFDMDTVYASVAKTRHLVVGHEAVRDYGWGAEFVAEVVENSWDKLDAAPVRLGAARTPIPYSEELEAAVIPTVDKIVAAVRRTLA from the coding sequence ATGAGTAAAACACCCAAGAGCATGAGCACATGGCGTGCCCTCAACGCCGCACTGCACGACATCCTCGCCGACACCCCAGAATCGTTCGTCCTCGGTGAGGACATTACGACTTGGGGAACCGGTGGTGGCATCTACGGAGTCACCCGCAAGCTTGCTGACGTTTATGGCAAGAATCGCGTAATGGACACACCGATCAGCGAGGAAGTGTTGATCTCTGCCGTGACGGCAGCTGCAGCACGTGGCACGCGACCCATTCTCGAGATCATGTATTCGGACTTCAGCTTTCTCGGCTTCGACGGCATCATCAATCAGGCCGCAAAATCGCGGTACATGTTTGGTGGACAGTTCGATGTCCCGCTGGTGATTCGCACAAACGGTGGTTCCGGTATCGGCAAGGCTGCTCAGCACTCGCAGTCGCTCGAGACCCTTTTTGCTCACATCCCCGGTCTTGAGGTTGTTGTACCAGGCACGCCAGGAGACGCCTACGGGCTGCTCCGTCACGCGGTCACAACCAACAACCCCACGATCTTCCTCGAGCACAAGAATCAGTATTACGACAAGGGACTCGTCGACTTCGAGCCGCTTCCGTTCGGACAGGCGCGTATTGCGCGGGTCGGAACCGACGTAACAATCGTTGCTACCCAGCAGATTCTTGCCCGTGCACTCGTGGCAGCCGAAATCCTTGAGGCTGATGGGATTAGCGCCGAGGTCATCGACCCCCGGACCCTATTCCCGTTCGACATGGACACGGTTTACGCATCGGTAGCTAAGACCCGACACCTCGTGGTTGGCCACGAAGCTGTGCGGGACTACGGCTGGGGCGCAGAGTTCGTGGCAGAAGTCGTCGAGAACTCGTGGGACAAGCTCGATGCCGCGCCAGTTCGACTCGGTGCTGCACGAACCCCGATTCCCTATAGCGAAGAACTTGAGGCTGCGGTTATCCCCACGGTCGACAAGATCGTCGCTGCAGTGCGACGCACCCTCGCATAA
- a CDS encoding thiamine pyrophosphate-dependent dehydrogenase E1 component subunit alpha gives MPDFDNEKQGITGLRLMAKIREFERRMPLLSEEGLIRGSTHPSVGMEAVAVGVSLALETGDAVASNHRGHAHTLAKGADFGRTMAEILGRADGYCGGKGGSMHIGVKEIGVLGTNGIVGAGIGIATGSALAAKVSGDGSVAVAYFGDGASNQGVLAEAFNLAAIWNLPVIFVLENNHYAQSASIEEMVAQPDFTKRGEAYGVKSVAVNGMDMRDVYLAAREAVDKARAGDGPTLIVADTYRYLGHMAGDTEIYRDADEVKQWHDKDPIAFLASNLIEAGALDDARWTAMQAELTSEVQAAEDFARKSPFPDVSTAFTDVYDKEEVSR, from the coding sequence ATGCCTGACTTTGATAACGAAAAACAAGGAATCACCGGATTGCGCCTCATGGCAAAAATCCGCGAGTTCGAACGCCGGATGCCGCTGCTCTCCGAAGAGGGACTCATCCGTGGTTCGACGCACCCCTCGGTGGGCATGGAAGCTGTCGCGGTTGGAGTCTCACTGGCTCTCGAAACCGGAGATGCTGTTGCCAGCAACCACCGCGGTCACGCGCACACCCTCGCTAAAGGCGCCGACTTCGGCCGCACCATGGCAGAGATCCTCGGCCGCGCCGACGGATACTGCGGCGGCAAAGGCGGCTCGATGCACATCGGCGTCAAGGAAATCGGCGTGCTCGGCACAAACGGAATCGTGGGCGCCGGAATCGGCATCGCGACCGGTTCGGCATTGGCCGCCAAGGTCAGCGGAGACGGAAGCGTCGCGGTCGCCTACTTCGGCGACGGTGCCTCGAACCAGGGTGTACTCGCGGAAGCCTTCAACCTCGCAGCGATCTGGAATCTTCCGGTCATCTTCGTGCTGGAAAACAACCACTATGCGCAGTCGGCATCCATCGAAGAAATGGTGGCTCAGCCAGACTTCACCAAGCGTGGCGAAGCGTATGGCGTGAAATCAGTCGCCGTAAACGGCATGGACATGCGCGACGTCTACCTTGCCGCTCGCGAAGCTGTCGACAAGGCACGGGCGGGAGACGGCCCAACGCTGATCGTTGCCGACACCTACCGTTACCTCGGACACATGGCCGGCGACACCGAGATTTATCGGGATGCCGACGAAGTAAAGCAGTGGCACGACAAAGATCCGATTGCCTTCCTGGCATCCAACCTCATCGAGGCAGGTGCTCTCGACGACGCACGCTGGACAGCAATGCAAGCCGAACTCACCAGCGAAGTGCAAGCAGCAGAAGACTTTGCTCGCAAATCGCCATTCCCGGACGTTTCGACCGCGTTCACGGATGTATATGACAAGGAAGAGGTCTCGCGATGA
- a CDS encoding lipoyl domain-containing protein: MDVTLGKDFLGEEDEADLVEWLVADGATVAKGAPIAQVETSKLVNDFEAPAAGVITFKVEVGDVVSVDDVIATIE, from the coding sequence ATGGACGTAACACTCGGAAAAGACTTTCTCGGCGAAGAAGACGAAGCAGACCTCGTGGAATGGCTAGTGGCCGACGGAGCAACCGTAGCGAAGGGCGCCCCCATCGCCCAGGTCGAGACCTCGAAACTGGTCAACGACTTCGAGGCTCCCGCAGCGGGCGTCATCACTTTCAAGGTTGAAGTTGGCGACGTTGTCTCTGTTGACGACGTCATCGCCACTATCGAATAG
- a CDS encoding PPC domain-containing DNA-binding protein translates to MKVLKHHGEALGPRIISVPTRSRGVLTTLTPGRNVLEELTEKLREMGTDSGYVELFSGSYNPVDYCIPAGADSERAMSFSEPRTVARAELVYGAVTVGLRDSKPYIHSHCLWIDETQQLLGGHLWPETVSGDPAPRAAIYGIYGARWTSADDPETRMPVFTPSIDERDPMLNQTDATGYLETVVARIRPNEELTAAIETVCRENGFTSAVLRGGLGSLVGGTFYDRVNGGVKHVDGPGTEVISITGGVTLVDGHYETTISCTLVDRHGVVHAGELVPGENAVAVTFELVIQKIS, encoded by the coding sequence ATGAAAGTACTCAAGCACCACGGCGAAGCGCTAGGCCCTCGCATCATCTCAGTTCCCACCCGCTCGCGCGGAGTGCTCACCACCCTGACTCCCGGGCGAAATGTTCTCGAAGAACTGACCGAGAAGCTGCGCGAGATGGGTACCGACAGTGGTTACGTAGAGCTCTTCTCCGGGAGCTATAACCCGGTCGACTATTGCATCCCCGCCGGTGCGGATTCCGAACGAGCTATGAGCTTCTCTGAGCCGCGCACTGTAGCGCGAGCCGAACTGGTCTATGGCGCCGTCACTGTTGGCCTACGGGACAGCAAGCCGTACATCCACAGCCACTGTCTGTGGATCGATGAGACGCAGCAACTACTCGGCGGCCACCTGTGGCCAGAGACGGTCTCTGGCGATCCCGCGCCGCGCGCCGCCATCTACGGAATTTACGGCGCACGGTGGACCAGCGCCGACGATCCAGAAACACGGATGCCCGTATTCACGCCATCCATCGATGAGAGGGACCCCATGCTCAACCAGACAGATGCGACCGGCTACCTCGAAACGGTTGTCGCGAGAATCCGCCCCAATGAAGAGCTGACCGCGGCCATCGAGACAGTGTGCCGCGAGAACGGCTTCACATCGGCCGTGCTGCGTGGCGGGCTTGGCAGCCTCGTCGGTGGCACTTTTTATGACCGTGTCAACGGAGGCGTTAAGCACGTTGATGGTCCCGGTACCGAGGTGATCTCAATCACCGGTGGCGTAACACTCGTCGATGGTCACTACGAAACGACGATCAGTTGCACCCTCGTAGATCGTCACGGTGTCGTTCATGCCGGAGAACTCGTACCGGGCGAGAACGCCGTCGCCGTGACGTTCGAACTCGTCATCCAGAAAATCTCATAA
- a CDS encoding SDR family NAD(P)-dependent oxidoreductase, with the protein MIKDLEGRVSLVTGAARGIGRAIAQTLAERGSHVMLVDVIDGAEAVEEISAAVDGTVRIASSIVDVRDRAQVRACVNAVVEEFGSLDILVNNAGTCGRIDLESMDDETWECDIATNLRGTFLFTQAAIYPFMKQQGFGRIINISSISGIMGGPFATGDGASRSGPAYAASKGGIIAFTKWVAKEVGVYGITSNTVAPGPIATPMTENMNYSLDTHAIKRMGTSEDIATAVAFLASPHSGFVTGDTLKVDGGTAIG; encoded by the coding sequence ATGATCAAAGATCTAGAAGGTCGCGTAAGCCTCGTCACTGGTGCCGCCCGCGGTATTGGTCGAGCGATTGCGCAGACGCTCGCCGAACGCGGCTCACACGTGATGCTGGTCGATGTGATCGACGGGGCCGAGGCAGTGGAAGAGATCTCCGCTGCCGTTGATGGCACGGTTCGGATTGCGAGCTCCATTGTGGACGTTCGAGACCGAGCGCAAGTTCGAGCGTGCGTTAATGCTGTTGTTGAAGAGTTCGGGTCGCTCGACATTCTGGTCAACAATGCTGGCACGTGCGGCCGCATTGATCTCGAGTCGATGGATGACGAAACGTGGGAGTGTGACATCGCAACGAACCTGCGCGGCACCTTCCTCTTCACTCAGGCCGCAATCTACCCCTTTATGAAACAACAGGGATTTGGTCGAATTATCAACATCAGCTCGATCTCCGGGATCATGGGCGGCCCTTTCGCCACTGGTGACGGAGCGAGCCGATCCGGCCCGGCCTACGCCGCTTCTAAGGGCGGAATAATCGCCTTCACGAAGTGGGTAGCCAAAGAGGTTGGGGTGTACGGAATTACGAGCAACACAGTTGCCCCTGGGCCGATAGCTACCCCGATGACCGAGAACATGAATTACTCACTCGACACCCACGCGATAAAACGCATGGGCACCTCTGAAGACATTGCTACGGCGGTTGCCTTCCTTGCATCACCTCACTCCGGCTTCGTCACAGGGGACACCCTGAAGGTCGACGGCGGAACTGCAATCGGCTAA
- a CDS encoding TRAP transporter large permease, giving the protein MVEFVLFGSFLVLLLLGVPVAFAMGGSAFLTIVIADGVNALFPTAGIMYASLSSETLLAIPFFILAGVIMEITGISGRLIELADAMVGHQKGGLALTTILAALLFSAISGSGPATVAALGAILIPALAKHGYKKRHAAALVASAGEMGIVIPPSIAFIVFAVVASDYERISIGRLFLAGIVPGILMAIAFYIVARLLPVETEMAKANAKNHIDKALGRKNKKLLLTATGATTYTTANPTVLMTADVDPDDVQVGQRRTRASWPVIGRAFVRAIPGLLVPVIILGGIYGGIFTPTESAAVASVYALLVGIFVTRKLNFSGIFRVFTTAGIQAGRIMLIISAATIFAYVITRNQIASQVTDALLSLTDNVVIIILLINIMLLIAGMFLDAVSAFYLFIPLFVPVMLELGMDITTIGVVMTINLAIGLVTPPVGIDLFVAAGIAQVPFGEAVKGIWPFLVASLTVLMLLTFIPVLSTGLPDLMGL; this is encoded by the coding sequence ATGGTTGAATTCGTACTCTTTGGCTCATTCTTAGTTCTCCTGCTCCTCGGCGTCCCCGTTGCCTTCGCAATGGGAGGCTCAGCCTTCCTAACGATCGTTATTGCCGACGGCGTCAACGCACTGTTCCCCACCGCGGGAATCATGTACGCCTCTCTATCGTCCGAGACACTTCTGGCGATTCCGTTCTTTATCCTCGCCGGCGTGATCATGGAGATCACCGGCATCTCAGGCAGGCTCATCGAACTTGCCGACGCGATGGTGGGGCACCAAAAGGGTGGGCTCGCACTCACCACCATCCTCGCGGCACTCTTGTTCTCGGCCATTTCGGGCTCGGGCCCCGCCACCGTGGCGGCGCTCGGAGCGATCTTGATTCCGGCGCTCGCGAAGCACGGCTACAAGAAACGTCACGCAGCAGCGTTGGTTGCCAGCGCAGGCGAAATGGGAATCGTCATTCCTCCCAGCATCGCGTTCATCGTCTTCGCCGTGGTGGCGAGTGACTACGAACGCATCTCGATCGGGCGTCTTTTCCTCGCGGGTATCGTGCCCGGAATTCTCATGGCGATCGCGTTCTACATCGTGGCGCGCCTTCTCCCCGTCGAGACAGAAATGGCGAAAGCAAACGCCAAGAACCACATCGATAAAGCTCTCGGACGCAAGAACAAGAAGCTCTTGCTCACCGCAACGGGCGCCACTACCTACACGACGGCCAATCCAACGGTACTCATGACCGCTGATGTTGATCCCGACGATGTACAGGTGGGGCAACGCCGAACGCGAGCATCGTGGCCGGTCATCGGTCGTGCGTTCGTTCGGGCCATTCCGGGCCTTCTCGTTCCCGTTATCATCCTGGGTGGAATCTACGGCGGAATCTTCACGCCCACGGAATCCGCCGCTGTTGCCTCTGTCTATGCCCTCTTGGTTGGGATTTTTGTTACCCGAAAGCTCAACTTCAGCGGGATCTTCCGAGTGTTCACCACCGCTGGCATCCAAGCGGGCCGCATTATGTTGATCATCTCGGCGGCAACAATTTTCGCCTACGTGATCACGCGTAATCAGATCGCCAGCCAGGTAACAGACGCACTGCTTTCCCTCACAGACAATGTGGTGATCATCATCCTGTTGATCAACATCATGTTGCTCATCGCGGGAATGTTCCTCGATGCTGTCTCCGCGTTCTATCTCTTTATCCCGCTGTTCGTTCCGGTCATGCTGGAACTCGGAATGGACATCACCACCATTGGTGTCGTCATGACAATCAACCTGGCAATCGGGCTTGTCACACCACCGGTGGGCATCGACCTCTTCGTTGCCGCCGGAATCGCGCAGGTTCCGTTCGGTGAAGCCGTGAAGGGTATCTGGCCTTTCTTGGTCGCGAGCCTGACTGTTCTCATGCTGCTGACGTTCATACCGGTGCTCAGCACCGGTCTACCTGACCTCATGGGTCTGTAA
- a CDS encoding TRAP transporter small permease: MFDKILTGAENTIIAVAFSAITLLAFFNVVSRYLLHASIAYTAELVVNLAVLLTLVGAAAAVRLGTHPGFTLLKDSTHGIPRKVVIVIIALAMLAFYLLLLWLGFDMAMKQLESGRLTFALGVPQWIFSMSLPFGAALGALRTVQVVMRELLNKQTEAPLELKGV, encoded by the coding sequence ATGTTCGACAAAATCCTCACGGGGGCTGAGAACACGATCATTGCGGTCGCGTTCTCAGCCATCACCCTCCTCGCGTTTTTCAATGTAGTCAGCCGCTATTTGCTGCACGCATCGATCGCGTACACAGCAGAGCTGGTCGTGAACCTGGCCGTTCTGCTCACCCTGGTGGGGGCCGCCGCAGCAGTGCGTCTCGGCACCCACCCGGGTTTCACGCTCCTCAAGGACTCAACCCACGGCATCCCGCGCAAGGTGGTCATTGTGATCATTGCGCTGGCAATGCTGGCGTTCTATCTATTGCTGCTCTGGTTGGGCTTTGACATGGCAATGAAGCAGCTGGAATCTGGTCGACTCACGTTCGCGCTCGGGGTTCCACAATGGATCTTCTCGATGTCGCTGCCATTCGGCGCTGCCCTCGGCGCGCTACGGACCGTTCAGGTTGTCATGCGCGAGCTTCTCAACAAACAGACCGAAGCGCCACTCGAACTCAAGGGAGTCTGA
- a CDS encoding DctP family TRAP transporter solute-binding subunit, producing MKFVKIAASTLGLALVLTGCSTGSSDSGSDSGLPSYDWDFTITVSDKSSWNAGAERFAEVLDEESDGRIKVNIFTNEQLSGGDSAAGVEQLMNGDKAFSYNSTIIYSGIDPRFGTINAPFLYDSYETADAAIEAGALDAYKELSAEFNVQLLGFGESGFRQITNSKHEILAPDDLDGLKFRVPGSSLFLSIFKELGADPVSMNFSEVFTSLQTGTIDGQENPYDVIYSNGLTEVQDYMSVWNYIYDPLMLGMNKDMYDALSDDDKALVEMAAAEANEVQKSENRAREAEQLAEMSEIMTVSELSASQLAVFTDAMAPVYDEFTDAWTPELLAAVRPE from the coding sequence ATGAAGTTTGTCAAAATCGCCGCTTCGACACTGGGGCTAGCCCTGGTTCTTACCGGCTGCAGCACCGGGTCGTCTGACTCGGGCAGCGACTCAGGTTTGCCGTCGTACGACTGGGACTTCACCATCACCGTCAGCGACAAGTCCAGCTGGAATGCCGGCGCCGAACGTTTCGCCGAAGTCCTCGACGAGGAGAGCGACGGACGCATCAAGGTCAACATCTTCACCAACGAACAACTTTCGGGTGGAGATTCTGCGGCCGGCGTCGAACAGCTCATGAACGGCGACAAGGCGTTCTCCTACAACTCCACGATCATCTACTCGGGAATTGACCCTCGCTTCGGCACGATCAACGCTCCCTTCCTTTACGACAGCTACGAAACTGCAGATGCCGCGATCGAAGCCGGTGCCCTCGACGCGTATAAGGAGCTTTCTGCAGAGTTCAACGTGCAGCTGCTCGGTTTTGGTGAATCCGGCTTCCGCCAGATCACCAACAGCAAGCACGAGATCCTCGCTCCCGACGACCTTGACGGCCTGAAGTTCCGCGTGCCCGGCTCAAGCCTCTTCCTCAGCATCTTCAAGGAACTCGGCGCCGACCCCGTCTCCATGAACTTCAGCGAGGTATTCACCTCGCTGCAGACCGGAACGATCGATGGTCAAGAGAACCCCTACGACGTCATCTACTCCAACGGCCTCACCGAGGTTCAGGACTACATGTCAGTGTGGAACTACATCTACGACCCGCTCATGCTCGGTATGAACAAGGACATGTACGACGCTTTGAGCGACGACGACAAGGCGCTGGTCGAAATGGCTGCTGCCGAGGCAAACGAAGTTCAGAAGAGCGAAAACCGTGCCCGCGAAGCCGAGCAGCTTGCTGAAATGTCTGAAATCATGACGGTTTCGGAACTCTCCGCCTCGCAGCTCGCCGTCTTCACGGACGCAATGGCTCCGGTCTACGACGAATTCACAGATGCGTGGACTCCCGAACTGCTCGCTGCGGTTCGCCCGGAATAG
- a CDS encoding MaoC family dehydratase N-terminal domain-containing protein: MPVNKELEGRVFPPTTPYLVGREKVREFARAVFAQSPLNHDPEAAKAAGYADVVAPPTFAVVIQEAGLALMLAAPDTGIDFSRIVHGEQKFRYTRPIVAGDELTAILTVTSIKSLGGNDMITADTAISDAEGNHVVTATSVLVMRGTE; encoded by the coding sequence GTGCCAGTGAATAAAGAACTAGAAGGTCGGGTCTTCCCGCCCACCACGCCATATCTTGTCGGGCGCGAAAAAGTACGCGAGTTTGCTCGTGCAGTTTTCGCCCAAAGCCCCCTCAATCACGATCCTGAGGCGGCCAAAGCAGCAGGTTATGCGGATGTCGTCGCACCGCCCACCTTCGCCGTCGTCATCCAAGAAGCAGGCCTTGCCCTCATGCTGGCCGCCCCCGACACCGGCATCGACTTCTCCCGCATCGTGCACGGAGAACAGAAATTTCGCTACACGCGGCCGATCGTCGCCGGTGACGAGCTCACCGCCATCCTCACTGTCACGAGCATCAAATCGCTCGGTGGCAACGACATGATCACCGCCGACACCGCCATTAGTGATGCCGAAGGCAACCACGTCGTCACCGCAACCTCCGTACTCGTCATGAGAGGCACAGAATGA
- a CDS encoding MaoC/PaaZ C-terminal domain-containing protein, with the protein MSDLTVGQELITGKVTLTRFSLVRYAGASGDFNPIHYRDDVAKSVGLPGVLAHGMLTMGLAVQPVIDWMDGRGEVVEYGVRFTRPVVVDGNGGITVSVTAKVGAIEDDVTRIDLTVSAANQTVLGKSQVRVKLNK; encoded by the coding sequence ATGAGCGACCTCACCGTCGGGCAAGAACTCATCACCGGCAAAGTCACCCTCACCCGCTTCTCGCTCGTGCGCTACGCGGGAGCATCCGGAGACTTCAACCCCATCCACTACCGTGACGACGTCGCGAAGTCAGTCGGTCTGCCCGGCGTCCTCGCCCACGGCATGCTCACGATGGGTCTCGCCGTTCAGCCCGTCATCGATTGGATGGATGGCCGCGGCGAAGTTGTCGAATACGGTGTGCGCTTCACGCGCCCCGTCGTCGTTGACGGCAACGGTGGAATCACTGTCAGCGTCACCGCCAAAGTCGGCGCCATCGAAGACGATGTAACTCGCATCGATCTCACCGTCAGTGCCGCCAACCAGACCGTGCTCGGAAAATCACAAGTGAGGGTCAAACTCAACAAATGA